A window of Roseiflexus castenholzii DSM 13941 genomic DNA:
CGCAGCGCGGTTGAACCCCGGACTGGACGCCGCAATTGCCATCGTCGGTGTGGGACCGCCATTGTTTGCCAGCGGCGCGAGTTGTGGGTCCTGGAAGAGGATTGCCGAAGCCGGTGAGGTTATCAGGTTGTTGATGTCGTTATTGAAATCGGGCGCTTTGGTGCGTGGAAACTGAATGTTACCGCCGCCATTGAGCAATGCACGGTTCGTGTGGTACCCCTGAAACTCGGTTGTGACCGGGTTCGTGTGCGTTGGATCGAGGCGATTAGCAGAGAAGATTGAACTGGTCAGTGTCACTGCCGCTGCTGACGGATTACCGGCAAAGATCGCACCACCCTGAAACGTGGCGAAATTGCTCGCAAACGTCGCGTGAATAATGTCGATGGTCCCTCTGCTGATGATCATGCCGCCTCCCTGACCGATGACGTTGGTTCCGGCGGTTGCGGCGCGATTGTCGAAGAACGTTGAGTTCACCACCCGTCCGCGACCGTTCACCGACATCCAGACGCCACCTCCTTGCCTTGCGGCATAGTTGCCGTTGAACGTCGACTCGCGGATCTCGATATTGTCCTCATTCACCCCACCTGCCAGGTCGTCTTCGATATGATAAATAGCGCCGCCGTGACCTTCAGCGGGCGGTGAGTCGAGCACCCGGTTGTTGCTAAAGGTCGAGCGGGCATAGGTCGCTTTCGTGTTCAGGTTATCGGAGATCGTCACTTTGAGTGCGCCGCCGCCGCGCGTTGCAGTGTTTCCATCGAACACGCTGCCGCAGACCTCGACAGTGTTACCGGTGATCGGATTGAAGCTATTGCTGACGCCATCGAGATGAATGGCGCCGCCATGCCCTCGCACAATGCCGCCCGTCGTCGCGTCAGCGGCGCGGTTGTTCGTGAACCGCGAGTTGTAGACCTGCAAGCCGGTCGCAATTCCGCCGAATGCGCCGCCGCTGCCGGCCTCATTGTTGACAAAGACCGACCCGACGATGACCGTTTCGTAGATATTGCCGGCATAGATCGCACCGCCTTGATTGTCCTCGTCGGTCATGCTGGTCGTGCGGTTGTTCTCGAAGATCGAGTTGATGATATGGAGGCGTGTTCCCGGACTCGTCACCCACAGCGCCCCACCGCGCGCTTTGTCGTCCTGCGTTTTCGTGGCGGCCGGCGCGCGCCCATTGATAAAGCGCATATTCTGGATGACCAGATCGTTGCCGGAGGTCTTATCAATGTGCGAACCCGGGGTAAACGGTTTTTCGAGAATACGGGTGACACCGCCGCCATCGAGCGTGATCAGTCCTTTACCATCCAGCACAATATCGCGGGTCGCTGAGGTGACCAGTGGCGAAGTGATCGGAATCGTGACCGGGTGGGGTCCGCAGTCGAAGGTGATATGCCCGCCGGTCGCAAGCGCCGCCTGAAGGTTCGCCTGCGTGCAACTGGTGATGACCGTCGGATTGACCAGCGTCACCGGCACAATCGGAGGGGTGCAGGCAGCGGGAGGCGCGCCAGGAGCGCCGGCAGGCGCCGATGCCATACCGGGCAGTGGCGGAACTGTCGCGCTGACACACAGGATGGTCAGGCAGATATGCGCCAGCAGACGACGCCAGCGACTGGGTGGTCGTGAGGTGTTCATTGAGCCGCTCACGGACAGAAGATCATAACGATACGAAATCCTGGATAGCATAAACCTTTCTTTGACCGCGCGCAATAGTACATCGTCCCTACTTCTTTTCCAGGACCCGGGATCGATCAGAAGTCGAACCAGCCGGCATTGGCGCTGCTCCAACCGCCGGCGCACCAAGTGTCGTTGCAAGTAATACCAATGACGATTGAAGATGCCGCATTCTGGTCATTCCGAGCCCTTCGCTTCGCTCAGGGTAAACGCAGCGAGGAATCTGAGCGGGTCGCGCACGACCCTCGCGCTGCTCGGGGTGACCATGCCGGATGGTCACCGGTCATTGGTATAAGATGCAACCTCTTCGTGCAGCCGACCGCTGCGCGTGTGAACGATCCGAAGGCGCTTCACCGCGCGAAAATCCGGGTTCAATCAACGATGCATCGTGGTACGTCTATCGCACATGACGCGCTGTAATGCCCGCGTTTGCGAAAGACAGAAATGCTGGAGATGTGCTACCATAACAAGGCAATGGACACACATATTGGACAGCATGCGCAATGGCGCGTTCTTTTGAGCATCCTCCTGGCTGCGGCATGCATCGCGTCGTGCGCTGCACCGGCCAGTTCAGCGCCAGCAGATCCGGTGCGCGTCCAGGAAGCCTACTTCTACAAGCCACCGAAGGATGGGACGACCGCCGAGGCGCTGGCAGCGCGCGCCGACCTGATCATCCTGACGCGCACCGATGAGCCGTTTCGCGATGCGGTCCGGCGCGCAGGCTATGCTGGCGTTATTTTGCAGTATATGCTGGCGGCTGAGGTGAGCGGGCCGGTTGATGCAGTACGCGCCGACGCTCCCTGTAACTCGGAGCACCGTCCGTGGCGCAATCAGGCGGCGTTTCGCGTCGGCGAGTTCTGCAACCTGATTCATCCCAATGACGACTGGTTTCTGCACAACGAGAAGGGAGAACGTCTCTACACCAACTGGCCCGGTCACACCGGATATTTTTACCACATGAATCCTGCCAGTCCGGGATGGCGCGCATTTCTGGTCGCCCGTCTGCGCCAGGCACTTGAAGGAGACGATCAGGAACCTGCGTTGGGGTACGACGGCGTCTTCCTGGATAATGTGGCGCTGACCCTGTGGAAACTGCGCCGGCAGGTGAACAACAGCGATGGCGCCGTGCGCGAATTCGGCTCGGATGAGGCGTATCGAACCGCGTGGGTCGCGCTGCTTACCGATGTCTCCAATGCGCTGCGCCCTGCCCGGCCCGTCTGGGCGAACCTGATTGCCGAATCCGCGCCGGGTAGCGGATGGGACGAGTATCTGCCATACCTTGATGGCGTCATGGTGGAGGCCTTCGCCACCGGTTGGCGCGGCAGCGTTGCGCCGTCCGAATGGGAGCGCGGGCTGGTGCAGGCTGAGGAGGTGCTGCGCCACGAAAAGGGATATCTGGCGGTGGTTCAGGCAAAAGACCAGACGTTGCTTCCTTTTGCGCTGGCATCATACCTGTTGATCACCGACGGTCGTCGCGCCTTCTTCCGCTATGTCGAACGCGGCGATTACGCGATCTTTCCGCACTACCCCCTGCTCGACACGTCGCTGGGCGCGCCAAGAGGGCCGCGCTACCGCCAGGACGATGGAACCTGGCGGCGCGATTTTGCGCGCGGGTACGTCATTGCCGATCCCGTAACCCAACAGGCGCAGATTGTTGTTGAGGGACGCGAAGGCGCTGAGTAGCCAGATTGCGTGGTTACGCGCTTTCGACGGCGGCAGTGACGCCGAGCGCATCGAGCGTCCGCCCAATCTCATCGACATACAGCGCATTCATGACGATCACCGCATCGGGCTGATACGAGCGCAGAAATGCCGGTTCAACGACTTGTTGCCCGCTGCCGGCGACATATTTCCCCTGTTTGCGCGGATTGATATCGACCACGTATTCAATAGCGTTCAGATCGCGGAAGACGTTCAGAAACGTCACTCCCTTCGATCCGGCGCCCCAGACCACCACGCGCCTGGATTGCCGCGCCAGATGACCGAGTCGCGCGCGCCAATACTCCACTTTTGCGCCATAGTTGTCGCCAAACGCTGCAACATTATGCCACATGCGTTCACCATCAAGCCGCGCCTGCGCCGTCGGCGAAACGCTATGTGATGTTGGTCGCGCCTCGATGGACAGGAACTGCCCGCCGAACGCTTCGCGCACATCAAGCGTCTCGAAGCCGGATGTCTCGAACAGATGCGTCAACGACGCCGGGCTGAAGTACGAACAATGCTCGTAGATAATGTCCCAAATGCCCAGGTCGCGCAGCATCCAGAGCGCATTTGGCACCTCAAAGTACACCGTTGGCTGACGATGATCGCCGATCACGCGGCGCAGGCTCTCGATAAA
This region includes:
- a CDS encoding choice-of-anchor Q domain-containing protein: MNTSRPPSRWRRLLAHICLTILCVSATVPPLPGMASAPAGAPGAPPAACTPPIVPVTLVNPTVITSCTQANLQAALATGGHITFDCGPHPVTIPITSPLVTSATRDIVLDGKGLITLDGGGVTRILEKPFTPGSHIDKTSGNDLVIQNMRFINGRAPAATKTQDDKARGGALWVTSPGTRLHIINSIFENNRTTSMTDEDNQGGAIYAGNIYETVIVGSVFVNNEAGSGGAFGGIATGLQVYNSRFTNNRAADATTGGIVRGHGGAIHLDGVSNSFNPITGNTVEVCGSVFDGNTATRGGGALKVTISDNLNTKATYARSTFSNNRVLDSPPAEGHGGAIYHIEDDLAGGVNEDNIEIRESTFNGNYAARQGGGVWMSVNGRGRVVNSTFFDNRAATAGTNVIGQGGGMIISRGTIDIIHATFASNFATFQGGAIFAGNPSAAAVTLTSSIFSANRLDPTHTNPVTTEFQGYHTNRALLNGGGNIQFPRTKAPDFNNDINNLITSPASAILFQDPQLAPLANNGGPTPTMAIAASSPGFNRAAAATCPAADQRGVIRPQGGACDVGAYELVLALSLTPPFVGVGEAGTVVIVSGAGFDASSTIVIGGVERPTTFVSATELRTTLTAADVANAGDLEVRVSNSALPPVTLRVLAQVYRGYLPIVRR
- a CDS encoding putative glycoside hydrolase, producing the protein MDTHIGQHAQWRVLLSILLAAACIASCAAPASSAPADPVRVQEAYFYKPPKDGTTAEALAARADLIILTRTDEPFRDAVRRAGYAGVILQYMLAAEVSGPVDAVRADAPCNSEHRPWRNQAAFRVGEFCNLIHPNDDWFLHNEKGERLYTNWPGHTGYFYHMNPASPGWRAFLVARLRQALEGDDQEPALGYDGVFLDNVALTLWKLRRQVNNSDGAVREFGSDEAYRTAWVALLTDVSNALRPARPVWANLIAESAPGSGWDEYLPYLDGVMVEAFATGWRGSVAPSEWERGLVQAEEVLRHEKGYLAVVQAKDQTLLPFALASYLLITDGRRAFFRYVERGDYAIFPHYPLLDTSLGAPRGPRYRQDDGTWRRDFARGYVIADPVTQQAQIVVEGREGAE
- a CDS encoding class I SAM-dependent methyltransferase; this translates as MSHSTTRHGDDQPTADARFCPVCGSADVHLFMNVSQAPVYCNVLWETREAALRAPKGNITLGYCAECSHIYNYAFDSSKMEYSQEYENSLHFSGRFQQYATELTERLVERYDLYDRDIIEIGCGKGDFLRQICRAGNNRGIGFDKSFVPDPARDALDPNVRFVVDFFGESYAHEPADLIVCRHVLEHIERPRVFIESLRRVIGDHRQPTVYFEVPNALWMLRDLGIWDIIYEHCSYFSPASLTHLFETSGFETLDVREAFGGQFLSIEARPTSHSVSPTAQARLDGERMWHNVAAFGDNYGAKVEYWRARLGHLARQSRRVVVWGAGSKGVTFLNVFRDLNAIEYVVDINPRKQGKYVAGSGQQVVEPAFLRSYQPDAVIVMNALYVDEIGRTLDALGVTAAVESA